In Vigna unguiculata cultivar IT97K-499-35 chromosome 3, ASM411807v1, whole genome shotgun sequence, a single genomic region encodes these proteins:
- the LOC114176028 gene encoding TMV resistance protein N, with translation MQHLPATLCRKLARPACDVFINHRGIDTKRNIAGLLYDSLTRMEVRSFLDSMNMKPGDRLFDHIDRAILGCKVGVTVFSPRYCDSYFCLHELALLMESKKRVVPIFYDVKPSQLVVKDNGTCPSKHLQRFSLALEEAKYTVGLTFDSLKGDWSEILRDASDAVMMNLLEVEEERKNLKRKP, from the exons ATGCAACATTTGCCAGCCACGTTGTGCCGCAAACTGGCTCGTCCAGCATGCGATGTGTTCATAAACCACCGTGGCATCGACACCAAGAGGAACATCGCGGGGTTGCTCTACGACAGTTTGACTAGGATGGAAGTGCGGTCGTTTTTGGACAGCATGAACATGAAACCTGGGGATAGGTTGTTCGATCACATCGACAGGGCCATTCTAGGGTGCAAAGTGGGTGTTACGGTGTTTTCGCCACGTTACTGCGACTCCTATTTTTGTCTCCATGAACTCGCTCTTCTCATGGAGTCAAAGAAAAGGGTTGTGCCAATCTTCTACGATGTGAAACCTTCGCAGCTTGTGGTCAAGGACAACGGAACTTGTCCCTCTAAACACCTTCAGAGATTCTCTTTGGCACTCGAGGAAGCTAAATACACTGTTGGATTGACCTTTGATTCTTTGAAAGG GGACTGGTCGGAGATATTAAGGGATGCTTCAGATGCAGTGATGATGAACTTgctggaggtagaagaagagcgAAAAAATTTGAAGAGAAAACCGTGA